One window from the genome of Anopheles merus strain MAF chromosome 3R, AmerM5.1, whole genome shotgun sequence encodes:
- the LOC121595990 gene encoding thymic stromal cotransporter protein isoform X2, which yields MESNGVSVTSSSSSSAEGIWSKVKRFITIEPVIIFYIFGVVCGTAFKVFEYEKACVTKLGADLRVCAYFVELEDDDICSEPDDTNRTLVGVDNFTEFRNLVCDAQQQSTNAVVFLNSYRSIIVYILSAVFMREIPLEVAGIVPNLINAFSGGVPLVVTGIYSYLTVCTDEKDRTFRFACTAVVYATVPIVANFFSGHLFKYLGFIKLCALCMITDSIGLLYGLFVLKEPVDTKRTSTPNVSNEVDAKSTKPTLHQLFDIGLVVDCVKVFLKKRDFNCRNILYLTLLAYFINYGALGDAESAAILAYSQFSWITNLGTWISYDLLTTMLGTLLAMGVLSKRLGVSDAMICVFSVCFSLVGKPIMAIAVSTVKPYLYYVATSIDVFEGSKMIAIRSIVSKLVGQDEIGKMLSILGIVDSAQVAIYPTIYSTVYLKSQSFFIGSVFLLSEAFLLVSLGIYVALFLMSRRSEYDKNRAQSSTKQGIDNPAVDITAL from the exons ATGGAAAGCAATGGCGTAAGCGTaacatcgtcatcatcatcgtccgcCGAGGGAATCTGGAGCAAAGTGAAACGCTTCATCACCATCGAACCGGTGATCATTTTCTACATCTTCGGTGTCGTTTGCGGTACAGCGTTTAAGGTGTTTGAGTACGAAAAG GCCTGCGTCACAAAGCTCGGTGCCGATCTGCGGGTTTGTGCGTATTTTGTTGAGCTGGAAGATGATGACATTTGCTCCGAGCCAGACGACACAAACCGCACGCTGGTCGGAGTGGACAATTTTACCGAGTTTCGCAACTTGGTTTGTGACGCGCAGCAGCAGTCTACCAATGCGGTGGTATTCTTGAACTCGTACCGCAGCATTATCG TATACATTCTGAGTGCCGTTTTTATGCGTGAAATACCGCTGGAAGTGGCGGGCATAGTACCGAACCTGATAAACGCATTCAGCGGAGGAGTTCCGTTGGTAGTAACAGGTATCTACAGCTATCTGACGGTATGCACGGATGAGAAGGATCGTACATTCCGGTTTGCCTGTACTGCCGTCGTGTATGCCACCGTGCCGATCGTGGCCAACTTCTTCAGCGGACATCTGTTTAAGTACCTTGGGTTCATCA AGCTATGTGCACTTTGCATGATTACCGATAGTATCGGGCTACTGTACGGGTTGTTCGTCTTGAAAGAACCGGTAGACACCAAACGCACCTCGACCCCGAACGTGTCTAATGAGGTGGATGCAAAATCGACCAAACCGACCCTGCATCAGCTCTTTGACATCGGGCTGGTGGTGGACTGTGTGAAAGTGTTCCTAAAAAAGCGAGACTTCAACTGTCGGAACATCCTGTACTTGACCTTGCTGGCGTACTTCATCAACTACGGTGCGCTCGGTGACGCGGAGTCTGCCGCCATCCTGGCGTACAGTCAGTTCAGCTGGATCACCAATCTCGGCACCTGGATATCGTACGACCTACTGACAACTATGCTGGGCACCCTGCTGGCGATGGGCGTACTGAGCAAACGGTTAGGCGTTTCGGATGCAatgatttgtgtgttttccgtGTGCTTCTCGCTCGTCGGCAAACCGATCATG GCCATCGCCGTGTCGACCGTGAAACCCTACCTGTACTACGTGGCGACCTCGATCGATGTGTTCGAGGGCAGTAAAATGATCGCCATCCGGAGCATCGTCTCGAAGCTGGTGGGACAGGACGAAATCG GAAAAATGCTATCCATACTGGGAATTGTAGATTCTGCTCAGGTTGCCATCTATCCAACAATCTACAGCACGGTTTATCTGAAGAGCCAATCGTTCTTCATTGGCAGCGTGTTCCTACTCAGCGAAGCGTTTCTGCTGGTCTCGCTGGGAATTTATGT AGCACTGTTCCTGATGTCCCGCCGATCGGAGTATGATAAAAACAGAGCGCAGTCATCCACCAAGCAGGGAATCGATAATCCTGCAGTGGATATTACTGCACTTTGA
- the LOC121595990 gene encoding thymic stromal cotransporter protein isoform X1 has product MESNGVSVTSSSSSSAEGIWSKVKRFITIEPVIIFYIFGVVCGTAFKVFEYEKACVTKLGADLRVCAYFVELEDDDICSEPDDTNRTLVGVDNFTEFRNLVCDAQQQSTNAVVFLNSYRSIIVGIVQAVVLLFAGSWSDRVGLRKPCILVPIAADIVAFGVYILSAVFMREIPLEVAGIVPNLINAFSGGVPLVVTGIYSYLTVCTDEKDRTFRFACTAVVYATVPIVANFFSGHLFKYLGFIKLCALCMITDSIGLLYGLFVLKEPVDTKRTSTPNVSNEVDAKSTKPTLHQLFDIGLVVDCVKVFLKKRDFNCRNILYLTLLAYFINYGALGDAESAAILAYSQFSWITNLGTWISYDLLTTMLGTLLAMGVLSKRLGVSDAMICVFSVCFSLVGKPIMAIAVSTVKPYLYYVATSIDVFEGSKMIAIRSIVSKLVGQDEIGKMLSILGIVDSAQVAIYPTIYSTVYLKSQSFFIGSVFLLSEAFLLVSLGIYVALFLMSRRSEYDKNRAQSSTKQGIDNPAVDITAL; this is encoded by the exons ATGGAAAGCAATGGCGTAAGCGTaacatcgtcatcatcatcgtccgcCGAGGGAATCTGGAGCAAAGTGAAACGCTTCATCACCATCGAACCGGTGATCATTTTCTACATCTTCGGTGTCGTTTGCGGTACAGCGTTTAAGGTGTTTGAGTACGAAAAG GCCTGCGTCACAAAGCTCGGTGCCGATCTGCGGGTTTGTGCGTATTTTGTTGAGCTGGAAGATGATGACATTTGCTCCGAGCCAGACGACACAAACCGCACGCTGGTCGGAGTGGACAATTTTACCGAGTTTCGCAACTTGGTTTGTGACGCGCAGCAGCAGTCTACCAATGCGGTGGTATTCTTGAACTCGTACCGCAGCATTATCG TGGGGATCGTGCAGGCGGTagtgctgctgtttgctggCAGTTGGAGCGATCGTGTGGGGCTGAGGAAACCATGCATACTCGTGCCGATCGCGGCAGATATTGTGGCATTCGGGG TATACATTCTGAGTGCCGTTTTTATGCGTGAAATACCGCTGGAAGTGGCGGGCATAGTACCGAACCTGATAAACGCATTCAGCGGAGGAGTTCCGTTGGTAGTAACAGGTATCTACAGCTATCTGACGGTATGCACGGATGAGAAGGATCGTACATTCCGGTTTGCCTGTACTGCCGTCGTGTATGCCACCGTGCCGATCGTGGCCAACTTCTTCAGCGGACATCTGTTTAAGTACCTTGGGTTCATCA AGCTATGTGCACTTTGCATGATTACCGATAGTATCGGGCTACTGTACGGGTTGTTCGTCTTGAAAGAACCGGTAGACACCAAACGCACCTCGACCCCGAACGTGTCTAATGAGGTGGATGCAAAATCGACCAAACCGACCCTGCATCAGCTCTTTGACATCGGGCTGGTGGTGGACTGTGTGAAAGTGTTCCTAAAAAAGCGAGACTTCAACTGTCGGAACATCCTGTACTTGACCTTGCTGGCGTACTTCATCAACTACGGTGCGCTCGGTGACGCGGAGTCTGCCGCCATCCTGGCGTACAGTCAGTTCAGCTGGATCACCAATCTCGGCACCTGGATATCGTACGACCTACTGACAACTATGCTGGGCACCCTGCTGGCGATGGGCGTACTGAGCAAACGGTTAGGCGTTTCGGATGCAatgatttgtgtgttttccgtGTGCTTCTCGCTCGTCGGCAAACCGATCATG GCCATCGCCGTGTCGACCGTGAAACCCTACCTGTACTACGTGGCGACCTCGATCGATGTGTTCGAGGGCAGTAAAATGATCGCCATCCGGAGCATCGTCTCGAAGCTGGTGGGACAGGACGAAATCG GAAAAATGCTATCCATACTGGGAATTGTAGATTCTGCTCAGGTTGCCATCTATCCAACAATCTACAGCACGGTTTATCTGAAGAGCCAATCGTTCTTCATTGGCAGCGTGTTCCTACTCAGCGAAGCGTTTCTGCTGGTCTCGCTGGGAATTTATGT AGCACTGTTCCTGATGTCCCGCCGATCGGAGTATGATAAAAACAGAGCGCAGTCATCCACCAAGCAGGGAATCGATAATCCTGCAGTGGATATTACTGCACTTTGA